The genomic segment TCCTGCAAACAGAAATCTTGTTGATGCTGCCAATATTGCTGCTTTGGCTGCTCTCTTAACATTTCGAAGACCAGAATGCACTTTAGGTGGTGATGATGGTCAAGAAGTAACAGTACATCCACCAGAGGTTGGCTCATTTAATGCTTTTAAATATTCACTTGTAATGGAAGCTTGAATTTTTACCAAGGAAGCATTTTGCTTAGTTTTGAGTTTTTACCTTTAAGGACCAACTTGGCCTGTAAAATGTACCCCTTATTGTAGTTGTACTTTATCTGTCTCTGAAATTTTGGATAACTCTCTGAATCGATTCTTCggaaaatagtaaaataaatacCTGTTGAACTGATTTTGTTTATCATTTCACACTCAAGAACTTTTAAGTTGACTACCCTACTTTGCCTAGCTATCATTCTGGTTGCCTTTATACACAAATACAGATGATCAGAGTGCCTTCCAACCCCATACGCATTCATGTATCAGATTGATCACATAAGTGTGGATTTGGAGTGAAAAATGGTTTCATCATAATGCATGAGATAGACTTCgtgaagaatttttgtttcttctcgTAAGGtcatttgataaattatatagATTAGCAATGTGCATAAATCTGCCATGATTGTTAGAAAGCTTTGTGCCTTCTTGTTTATTGTGTCATCCCTCGGGTTTACAAGCAATAATTCATTTTGTTCCACACAGGGTATCTAAGAGGTCTTAACAGAATGATAATCCTAGAAACTGCGATTCTTCATGCTGTGCTGAACTAAAATTATTCTCTTAAAGTTTGGAGCTTAATGTCCACGAAGTTTCCTATAAAAGGGAGTTGGAAGTACACAATGAAGATTGGAATGTGTCTTGTTTAGAAGAAGGGTAATACCAGGGAATGCTGGCTAGAACTGTGTTCACCATCCTCAGGCATTGCAGCTGTGTGTATTTCCTTCCATAGAAATAACCATTTCATTGGCTCAGCAGAAGTAATTGAAAGCTTTCATCTCTGATGTTGAGTGCAATTGTTCTCTTGAAAGTCAGGCTCAGGCATTGTATTTTAAATCAACTGTTTTCCTTCAGAATAAGAGTCTAATACAACACTCTTTAATAGGGTCTCTAGAAAATCACAGAGAGAGGAATGCTTCATATCTCATAAGTGGCCATGTTTCCATGATCTGCATCTTGAACTGTCCACATAACAAATGGAGCAGTTACTCTGATCTGGATATTAAGAAGTCCGTGTTAGAAAGTCTGcaccttcctttttttcttctcccagTTAATGTTGTAGGCTTTAATGATGTTGTTGTGGCAGCAACATTTCAGATGTTTTATTAACTTTCATCATTTGCATTTTTCATATTGTTGAGTTGATTGTTATTCATTGCATTGTGACAGGAAAGAGAACCGCTTCCTTTGATAGTCCACCATCTCCCTATAGCAATAACTTTTGCATTTTTAGGTAGTGAGGGCAAAATGGTGAGCAGATTTATCCTTTAGATTCTTTTGTGTTCACTCCCTATGCATATTGATGTTGAGTTCGAGAAGCTCACCAGCCAGTTCTTTTAATCTGAATGAGTGCTATGTAGGTGGTTGATCCTACTCACAGTGAGGAGGCTGTTATGGGTGGAAGAATGACTGTAACAGTTAATGCAATTGGTGATATTTGCTCAATTCAGAAAGCTGGAGGGGAGGGTGTGCCACAGAGTGTTATTATGCATTGTTTGCAACTTGCTTCTATGAGTGCTGAATCCATAACAAAGAAGATAAATAATGCAGTGAGTTTATTCTCTTAATAATGCAGCGAGTTTATTCtcttaaaaagatttcaaaagtTGAGGTGCCATTTCTTTTTTGATACCAAATATTCATGCACTTTTAATGCAATCTACTCTTTTTCTCTGTCAATTTGCTACCTTTTCAAGGATGTAGCCATGGGACTATGTCTTTTGATCcaaatctaattttatcatgTGAATTGATGGAGGTTGAAGCATACAGCACAGAGAGAGCATTTCGCAAGATCAAGCGCCACCCTACTTCTGCTGCTGGCAATGTTAGTGTAGCTGTTTGTGATGAAAAAGAGCAAAATAAAACTGTCGAGCAGGTGGGAGGTAGTGAGTTGTCAAGGCATCATATAGAGAGATTGAGGCTGGTATCTGAGGAAACCTGCAGCAGTAGAAGTAATGACAATGATGGTGATATCAAATCATCTGAACAAGGTGGAACAAGTCGAGGAGAGAGCAATGCTGTGAGTTTTCCCGGGGGTCCATCAAGCTGGTATGGTGCTAGCActttctgatattttttttaaagtacgaACTATGTCTGCCAGAAGAAGATTTTACATCCATctttaaaatcataatcatgAGCTTAGCATAACAAGTGTGCATTTTGTTGGAAATAGAAGAAAAGTTGACTGAATCATGAATTTGATTACTGGGTAAGGATCTCATGGCCCTAACATAGTTTAATAACATTAGTTTCCAGCCTTTTCTCAGTTATGTACTTTAATATTAGTTTATGGCTCCGTGTAATGGATTCAAGTCTGTATGATCACAACTTATGGAAAGAGAGAGTGAAGAGATGTGGAAATGGGTTCTAAGTAACCACTTCATAAGTTGGTTAGTTATCAAGCTGTCCTGGTTTTGTGGTAATTAGAAATCTTATAGGATTATAATAGAcctttcttcttgttcttgagcTTTTTGAAACTCTATTCTATATGGTTTAAGGAATTTTCAACTTCATTTGTTTCCTATCTTTGAATAATTACTTATTATTAGTGACACAGATCTTCTTCTCGCCTCAGGGATCCTTATTTGAagggtgttgatgatgattccCTGAAAGCTAATGTAGCCTCACGCGGTATGCAACTTGTACAATTTTCTTAGAAGTATGAAAATTATCTTCGCTTCTATCCTGCTTGTAAATGGTTTTGCTCTTTTTCCCTACAAGCTTCATTCATATTTCACTCATTTGTAATACTGTATAAAAGTGTGAAGCAAAACTTCCCCATCATAGGCAATTCAAAGCAGACTTAGACTGATTCTTTTTGGATGGGAAGACAACTGTCAAATACATTTCACAAAGCAACAAGGAGACTGCAGATCTCCTGCCAttcccttatttattttttcgatAGGATACAGAATGGCTAGTTGGTGCTGCATGAATTAGCTGACAAGGAGACCGCAGATCTCCTGCCATTCCATTGTTGTATGGCTAGAATTATAGCCTTCATTATTTTGAGGCATAGCATTTCTGTGAATTAATGATACATTTTTAATGCCTGGGCATTTGGGTGTTGGGGAGTAGAGTAACAGCCTTATTCCATAGAACAGGGTGCAGTTATCATAGATTAATCTAATACATTGACGACCTTACAGTGGCTGCAAACCTTCCACCTGTGCACAGCTGCTTTGATCATTAATTAAATAGTGGATAATGAACCCATACATGCAATGTGaatgcttatatttttttaaaacaggcAACCTggtgtactttttttttaaattctgttTGTGTGCCAAAGCAACATATAGCTTATTAGTGGTCGTGGAATCATATGTTCCAGCTTTGAAATGCTTTGGAAGGGTTACATTCCAATCCTTTCTGATTCCTGCATGTATGCAGTCTACTTGGATGATTCTGTGATGGGATACAGAGAGTATGCATCACTGACTTGCGTGTGAAACATGCAGGAATATCAACGCAGCATATGGAACAAAAAGAAAGCAAGGAAAATAGTCCCAAAATGGACACAGAGAAACCAACAGAAGATATTAAACAAGCCACTTTAGCTACAGATACATCTGGAACTGCACTGGAAACGAATGGAGAGAAAACTTTGAAGGATGCTGTGAAGCCCAAGAACAAGAGGAGAAAGAGGGCTTCCAGCATGAATGCAAGTTAGATGAACTTCTGAGCAGAAAACATCTACCTTGCAAGTATATCAGCgaaagcttttatttttatttgtatggaAGCTCCGTGTATCACCACTCTGTATAACACTCAGATGGACTGTTTGGTAGTATTTGAAACATTTATTTCTTGTATTGTGCTTCCTGCTGGAAGGAGAAGGGGTTGGGAGGTGCAAGGAGAGGCTAACATCAATCCTAAAGCAAATTGctgttgaattttttgttttgtttttgtggacGGTAGttatcagagagagagagagagagagaaacctgCCCTCGTTCTTTTCTAAAACCATCTTAAATGAGTGGAATATCAGTGCCATATCATGTGTTGGTTCCTCCTGACAAATCCGGTGCATTCTTCTTTTAATGAAGTGAATTACCACCTTGGATATTCATTGTACTGATGGTTGATCCTTTTCAGATTCTTGAAACATGCTTCCTTCAATCCATTTGTTATGGTGGAGGGTCACTGGTGTTGAAATCTTTTACTTCATATTCAACAGTAGAAGACAATGAATCAGCAGCAGCCAGGATATACAGAAGTGAAGACCTGAAAGAAGCTTTTCTAAACTCTCTGAATGTTTCTCTTGCTAATGCTAATGGAGTTTTGCATGTTGTGTTGGCTGCGTGAGTGTTGTCACCAACTTTGCTTGTGCTGCTTAAGTTGCCCATTGTTCGGCCATTTATTGCTTTGGAATTTTGGATAGGAGGTTTAACTTTTTAGATGCTGTTTCAGTGGCAATGGAGCTTTGCTTTGACGCCATATGCCGCATCTTACTGTGTTCaagtatttttgtttccttAATACATATAGTTAGGTAGAGGAATGAATTCAAATTGTCATTCTCCTCTGTAGAGAAGAAGTGTGATTTAATCAGGTATCTCTTGGCTGCCAATCTCTTCTCGAGGGGTTGGTCGGTTGGTTTGTTTCGCCGTATTCATCATTGAATAGGAGGAGGCATTCTCTGTTTCAAGCAATACAGGAATAGGAAACATCCATTCAACCAAGCCTGGTGCAAAACCTGATATGCAAGTCGCTCTGCTGATTATCTATCATTCCATTTCTTTACATATCTTCTTCTCATgcgattgattaattttttcaaaatgcatTGCATCCTTAATATTTTCTTCTGTTACTTTTGTTATTCTCCTCATGCCATGCACCGGGAAATGCTGTGCTGTTTCAAGTGGCTGAGACTCCTGGCTTTAGGACAAGCCGACGCCCCTGCCTGAATGCAAACATACTTTGTTTTCCACCGCTAAACTGATGGTACATGGTCCTTTGGAATTGGCATCCTCTCTGCCCGCCATTATTGATGAATGGGCAGCTAAAACACGTAATTGCAGTGTCGGCCCTTAGAAGGTAGATTACAAGCAAGGTGGTTTCATGTGTTCTTCAAATGGGTCGCTAGTCACTACCTCAATCATGGATGATCATGGTGTGTGGATAAACGTGGAAAATGTAATATGGGCAACTGCCGTTAAATTGTTTTGTCGAGAAAAGGATCCCAATTGTAAGCAAGGGATAAAACCCTCCATTTTCATGTCCTTGATTTCACTTGTATGTATATATTCTTGTGTCTGCAAAAAATTAAACCTGACtactgataaaaatatatatttttaaatgtattaatttaGATATAGATTAtctgtttaaaatttaataaaaaagaatttagttttaGCATATAAAAGGTTATCTGAAAATGCACTTGTCATGAATAatagtagtaaaaaaaaaaacataagcatCATAGAAGTGTTTTGGAACTAAAGGGTTAAACTGAATACTTTAATTAATATAGTTGTTTTTAGAAATAGAAAGTATAATTTACATGTAAGAAGAAAGATGCTAAGAACACAGCCAAATGTAGTGAGTATTAATTATACTCTACTAGAATTTGGAATGGAAAAGTTAATGTAGCTACATGgttcaagggttttttttttctatttttttaaactttatttattttttaattctaccttttaaatttttttcactcaattttgttctttaatatcttattgattttgaattcataatttcatctttcaactctttattaattttaaattcatcatcataatttgttttagtttattgtttATGAAGTTATTATAGTCTTATATAAACGTCTTGACATGtagttaatgtttaatttttataagcatctatttttttatcatattatgaaataaaaattagtacAGCAAAACAAAGATCTATGATCTGGATCGTGAGTTCTACGAGTTAAGTCATGAAATCTAggttgatttaatatgttactgttttaatattaaaaaaacaatatcatctttatttttttaaaaccaaactaAGCTTTTACTTGTTATGACGTTGTCTTTAAACTAGCTAAGTTAAGTAGAGTaaacttttatataaattaattttaaactcgagttAGATAAAGAGTCAGATCGagagattttaaaattgatttgctGGATTAGGTTTAACAACAAAGCAAAATAGTTTCTTCACTTCATTTTTAATTCcatctttcatgtttttttcataaaccttttttgccttttctatACCAATTTCAtattctttaacatttgattcattttgaatttatttttataatttatttaagtttgttttttatggaaacATCACGGTTTTagataaacattttttatatttaattaatatgttaatttcatgactatttattttttgttatcatataattaaataaaatattatttaaaaaaataaagttattaattcaaaccatgtttttatatcattaagtAAAATGTAgtcatgatttaatatattatgtctcaatattttttttaaaatattatggttttttaaataaaaaatcttaaaattaattgaatcatattaaaataatttttttataatttaaaatttattactcATGTTAAGCAAGAAAttgaattgagattttttaaaattaaatgattagatttaataatcattccaaaaaattatccaacatatgtgattttcttaggttaaaaaaagttttttcataCTATTGTATAACAAATgttattaatacattaaaagacTCGcgtgtaataaaaatattaataacagataattattattttttaaaatatattaaaaaattatttttaaaaaaaattatttttaacatatcatctaaaaatattaaaaatatatattttaaaaaaaatcagcatttctacattaaaaacaaagaaggtCTAAATTTAAGACCTCCGTGGATTAAaactgaaagaaagaaacaaaaaagatattgtctttcttcttcatttttataaaaaagacaagAGAGCAGCGTATTTCTTGTTCTCTTATTATTAACAAATCGGAAAGTGAACGCAGTCAATGATTGATTGGCAGATGAAGAGAAGGAAACGAGCATCAGCATCATAATAATAAACGAACAAATACAAAGAagagaagggaagggaagagaagggaagagaagaACCCTTCAAATGGGTTTCTCTCAAGACAATTTGAAAGGGTTTGTTTTGGCTTTGTCGTCAAGTGCGTTTATTGGTGCTAGCttcattattaaaaagaaaggcCTTAGAAGAGCTGCTGCAGCTTCTGGTGTTAGAGCtggtaaaaaaatttctttttctggttttttgAAATGGGTTTTTGGTTTTGTGAAATGGGTTTGGTTTGGATTTTTAGGTGTTGGTGGGTTCTCATATCTCTTAGAGCCACTATGGTGGTTGGGCATGATCACAAGTAAGTTGGCCTTTTCTTTGTTAACGACTTCTCTTTTGGTTTTGTGAAAACTTTATGTATTTCTTGTGCGGGGACTGCAAATTGTTATGATCTTGTTGTCTTATTCTTTGGAAATGaataggtgttttgtttttgtttttaataagttGGTTGTATCTTGTGATTCTTTTGATGTAATTGTGAAATTTAATGATTCGTAATGTCATTGAATTCAGGTTCTTACATTGGTCAGCTTAATGttactaagattttttttaagtcgaTTTCTTTTTCATATGGTAGCTTATGAATTGATTGAGTTTTCTTGTTCTAGTCAAATTGAGGAGTGGTAGTTGGTTACGGGTACGGGAATTGTGATTTGAAATTACCATCTGATTATCGCTGATTGTTCGTAGAATATCTCCTTTTGTATGGTTTCTCATATAGTGATTGTTGGAGAGGTTGCAAACTTTGTTGCATATGCGTTTGCTCCAGCAGTTCTTGTAACCCCCCTCGGCGCGTTGAGTATTATTGTCAGGTTTATCTTTCGTTAAGTTAGTATTGCATACTGAAACTTTtggaatttttatattaaatctcTTCTTAACCACATttcttgtgttttatttttattttttaatggtataGTGCTGTGTTGGCTCACTTTATCTTGAATGAGAAGTTACACCAACTAGGGATCTTGGGTTGTGTGATGTGCATTGCTGGTTCTATTGTAATTGTGATCCATGCACCACAGGAGAGCCCTATAACTTCTGTGCAGGAAATATGGAGTATGGCTACCCAACCAGGTTACTTTGCAACTTCACATGCttgtctttcttttatttaaattcttctttttgttAACTTACCTTGTTATCATCTGTTGCAGCTTTTTTGCTTTATGTGGGTTCAGTGATTGTGTTGGTTTTCATTATGATCTTCCATTTTGCTCCACAATGTGGTCACTCAAATGTGTTAGTGTTCACCGGCATCTGTTCATTTATGGGTTCTCTTTCGGTAAATCATCTGAACCAGCAATGgtacttttattttcaattataagaCCAAATTTATGGATGTAGATAcagttttctttcatttcaatctGCATTGAAAAATAGAGTAACTCAATAAATTAACAAACCATTCTGCATTGATGGGGATGGAGTTTCATTCATTTTGAAGTTAAAAGGTCTGCAATCATTGAATTGCTGCGGAAATTCACTGCTCAatgaacaaaaatttaattatgtgcaAAAAGAACTTTCCTATGATAATTTTAAACCAGGTGATTGATAAAAATGTTATCAGTTCTGTTTCTTGGCCAACATAAGGTGGGAAATAATTCCCTGAGTGCAATGATGTTACATGTTTATGTAATGGGGCTTTGGGCAATACAATTGCTTGAATATTTATCCTCTTTGACTAGGATGGAAGAATTGAGTAAACCTCACttccttttgtttaattttctttaatacaTTTTGTCTCCATATCACATGTAGGTGATGAGTGTTAAGGCTGTTGGAACTGCACTGAAATTAACGTTTGAAGGAAACAACCAATTACTCTATCCAGAGACTTGGTTCTTTGTGTTTATTGTGGCCACATGTGTCATCACGCAAATGAATTATCTAAACAAGGTTAGAAATGTGGAGATTTTGCTTTTTGTTTGCATGAATAAACTTATTGTGCTTAATCTCCAGAATCTTGCTGCTGCCTAAATCTTCCTCCTTTTTCTCCTTGATCTTCTATTTTCAGCATTGCTTCCTTTTAGATGTCTTTTCTCTATGTTCAGGATTGCTTTCCTGATCTTTTACTTAAATCATTCATATCTTTAAGCAGTCGTGTCCAATGAATTTGACTTGCTGTTGGACACATGGCATGACCTGGTGCACTTTTTGCCATTGTTTTACTCGGCAGCTGGTTTCTATCCAGAATATTTGACATTCTTCCAATTCTACACATTATTGAGTTAATTACAGAAAAGCTCTCTGTTGCCTGTGTAGTTTTCATATCCCTACtgtttttccaaaaataattttacacgTTTTCCTTTCCAAAATTTAAATTGGAATTCAAATTGATGGCATTAACatgaccattaattttttttatggaaatccCTATACTCCCCTGTCTTTTAATGGTTTCTTTAAAAATGCTACCGTGATTATTTTCTCACTATTCTATTGtgattttctctcatttttgtGATTGGTGATGGATCGACAAAGTTGAGACTTGAGCTCTAGATCTCACCCCTCTTGCTTGCAAGAGCATTATTGAATTATGAGCCCATTTGTTGCATTGCCATTTTTTCTCTATCTTGATTCTCACTCTATCATGTCTTTCTCCAAAGAAATTCCAATCCAATCAATTTTAGCCTATCCTAATCTCCAAGTGGAATGCACGAGTTTGTAGGCAAATCCTGCCTTCATTACCTCCTTAACCTTTACTTTCAACCaggataccatgttaaagttaAAGATAGTTAAGTAGTAATAATTTCACTAAAACTTCACAAACAGAAATGAATGGAGGGAGCTACCACTTCCAAATATAGATTCTGTATAATAGGATTGCTAGAAAATGAGTTGTAAAGCTGATCCGtgcatttaatattataattggcGATGATATTAAATGCAACAAGCatcaagttataaaaaaaaccttcccAAATTGATCAATCGCTCCCCAGTACAGTTGACTGATTAATTTTGTCTCAGGAGGCTGTCACTATATCCCATTAACCTACAAAAAACTTCTTAGGTGAAGTGCTGGATCGCTCCATAGGCCATAGCTATAAGCGCACCTTTCATTCATGGATATTTCTCTCAGAGATATGGTGGCTGGGAACAAATGATACTTCTGAAGCCAGAAAAGAAACTATCAAATTGTGTTtatcccaaaactgcaacttttctggTTTTTACATACATCCGTGGTGCATATTTTCTGTGAATCTTTAGACCCTAAAGATGGTTAGAATGTATCTTGTATCTGAAAttcttttttgcttaaaaaCTGCAATCTTTGGTGTTTCAGGCACTTGATACGTTCAATACTGCAGTTGTCTCCCCCATTTATTATGTCATGTTCACGTCACTTACAATTCTTGCCAGTGTAATCATGTTCAAGGTAAGAACTCTTGTAAGGAAGCTTACACTGTGTTATTGCATTTATATCATTACTTTCTACATTTTTGCTAGTGCTTTTTGATTTTAATTGGATTTCACTGGAAGAACGCTAATGTGGCTTCATCTTGTTGAAGCATGGATTTGTAAATCGATGCAAGATgggataaataaaatttcttgacCTTGACTGAACTCTAAGATACAATTATTTAATGATGTCTTTCTAGCAAATCTGTTTCTTTGTGTGATATTTTTGGCCTCACTCGTTATGACAAGCCTAGTCATCTGGTTGAGGATGCTGCCATTAGGCTTGGTTTGGGATCCATCCAATTTTTCTTCTCCAGACCTGGATTTCAAACAGTAAAATGTATCATTTCTGATCCTGTTTCTGATTTGACTTTATCTATTGATAAAATACATCATATCAGGATTGGGATGGCCAGAATGTGGGAAGCATCATATCAGAAATATGTGGCTTCATTGTTGTTCTCTCAGGGACCATCGTATTACACACAACCAGAGAGTTTGAAAGAAGTTCATCCTTTAGAGGTGCTTTGTTCAGACCCTTTCTCTTTGATTTCCACCAGATCATTTTAATCAACTTTGAATTACGAGCGATATTCTCTAgcttttttacaaattttatgtGGCTGTGAATGTTCAAATAAATCAGGTAGTTATGCATCTTTATCCCCTAGATGCA from the Populus nigra chromosome 1, ddPopNigr1.1, whole genome shotgun sequence genome contains:
- the LOC133674338 gene encoding exosome complex component RRP45A-like isoform X1 — protein: MDGRLANTWRLTVNEKKFIETALASNLRIDGRNPLEYRKITIKFGREDGSSEVQLGQTHVMGFVTGQLVQPYQDRRNEGMLLIFTEFSPMADPSFEPGHPGESAVELGRIVDRGLRESRAVDTESLCVLSGKLVWAIRIDLHILDNGGNLVDAANIAALAALLTFRRPECTLGGDDGQEVTVHPPEEREPLPLIVHHLPIAITFAFLGSEGKMVVDPTHSEEAVMGGRMTVTVNAIGDICSIQKAGGEGVPQSVIMHCLQLASMSAESITKKINNAVEAYSTERAFRKIKRHPTSAAGNVSVAVCDEKEQNKTVEQVGGSELSRHHIERLRLVSEETCSSRSNDNDGDIKSSEQGGTSRGESNAVSFPGGPSSWDPYLKGVDDDSLKANVASRGISTQHMEQKESKENSPKMDTEKPTEDIKQATLATDTSGTALETNGEKTLKDAVKPKNKRRKRASSMNAS
- the LOC133674338 gene encoding exosome complex component RRP45A-like isoform X2, whose translation is MGFVTGQLVQPYQDRRNEGMLLIFTEFSPMADPSFEPGHPGESAVELGRIVDRGLRESRAVDTESLCVLSGKLVWAIRIDLHILDNGGNLVDAANIAALAALLTFRRPECTLGGDDGQEVTVHPPEEREPLPLIVHHLPIAITFAFLGSEGKMVVDPTHSEEAVMGGRMTVTVNAIGDICSIQKAGGEGVPQSVIMHCLQLASMSAESITKKINNAVEAYSTERAFRKIKRHPTSAAGNVSVAVCDEKEQNKTVEQVGGSELSRHHIERLRLVSEETCSSRSNDNDGDIKSSEQGGTSRGESNAVSFPGGPSSWDPYLKGVDDDSLKANVASRGISTQHMEQKESKENSPKMDTEKPTEDIKQATLATDTSGTALETNGEKTLKDAVKPKNKRRKRASSMNAS
- the LOC133674338 gene encoding exosome complex component RRP45A-like isoform X3, whose product is MDGRLANTWRLTVNEKKFIETALASNLRIDGRNPLEYRKITIKFGREDGSSEVQLGQTHVMGFVTGQLVQPYQDRRNEGMLLIFTEFSPMADPSFEPGHPGESAVELGRIVDRGLRESRAVDTESLCVLSGKLVWAIRIDLHILDNGGNLVDAANIAALAALLTFRRPECTLGGDDGQEVTVHPPEEREPLPLIVHHLPIAITFAFLGSEGKMVVDPTHSEEAVMGGRMTVTVNAIGDICSIQKAGGEGVPQSVIMHCLQLASMSAESITKKINNAVEAYSTERAFRKIKRHPTSAAGNVSVAVCDEKEQNKTVEQVGGSELSRHHIERLRLVSEETCSSRSNDNDGDIKSSEQGGTSRGESNAVSFPGGPSSCDTDLLLASGILI
- the LOC133674338 gene encoding exosome complex component RRP45A-like isoform X4, with translation MDGRLANTWRLTVNEKKFIETALASNLRIDGRNPLEYRKITIKFGREDGSSEVQLGQTHVMGFVTGQLVQPYQDRRNEGMLLIFTEFSPMADPSFEPGHPGESAVELGRIVDRGLRESRAVDTESLCVLSGKLVWAIRIDLHILDNGGNLVDAANIAALAALLTFRRPECTLGGDDGQEVTVHPPEEREPLPLIVHHLPIAITFAFLGSEGKMVVDPTHSEEAVMGGRMTVTVNAIGDICSIQKAGGEGVPQSVIMHCLQLASMSAESITKKINNAHTAQREHFARSSATLLLLLAMLV
- the LOC133673219 gene encoding probable magnesium transporter NIPA3 isoform X2 — protein: MGFSQDNLKGFVLALSSSAFIGASFIIKKKGLRRAAAASGVRAGVGGFSYLLEPLWWLGMITMIVGEVANFVAYAFAPAVLVTPLGALSIIVSAVLAHFILNEKLHQLGILGCVMCIAGSIVIVIHAPQESPITSVQEIWSMATQPAFLLYVGSVIVLVFIMIFHFAPQCGHSNVLVFTGICSFMGSLSALDTFNTAVVSPIYYVMFTSLTILASVIMFKDWDGQNVGSIISEICGFIVVLSGTIVLHTTREFERSSSFRGSYASLSPRCNGNGEFMKHEEENLLPDEAVFFQRQEMH
- the LOC133673219 gene encoding probable magnesium transporter NIPA3 isoform X1, whose amino-acid sequence is MGFSQDNLKGFVLALSSSAFIGASFIIKKKGLRRAAAASGVRAGVGGFSYLLEPLWWLGMITMIVGEVANFVAYAFAPAVLVTPLGALSIIVSAVLAHFILNEKLHQLGILGCVMCIAGSIVIVIHAPQESPITSVQEIWSMATQPAFLLYVGSVIVLVFIMIFHFAPQCGHSNVLVFTGICSFMGSLSVMSVKAVGTALKLTFEGNNQLLYPETWFFVFIVATCVITQMNYLNKALDTFNTAVVSPIYYVMFTSLTILASVIMFKDWDGQNVGSIISEICGFIVVLSGTIVLHTTREFERSSSFRGSYASLSPRCNGNGEFMKHEEENLLPDEAVFFQRQEMH
- the LOC133673219 gene encoding probable magnesium transporter NIPA3 isoform X3 gives rise to the protein MVVGHDHNAVLAHFILNEKLHQLGILGCVMCIAGSIVIVIHAPQESPITSVQEIWSMATQPAFLLYVGSVIVLVFIMIFHFAPQCGHSNVLVFTGICSFMGSLSVMSVKAVGTALKLTFEGNNQLLYPETWFFVFIVATCVITQMNYLNKALDTFNTAVVSPIYYVMFTSLTILASVIMFKDWDGQNVGSIISEICGFIVVLSGTIVLHTTREFERSSSFRGSYASLSPRCNGNGEFMKHEEENLLPDEAVFFQRQEMH